The Symphalangus syndactylus isolate Jambi chromosome 11, NHGRI_mSymSyn1-v2.1_pri, whole genome shotgun sequence genome contains a region encoding:
- the ERAP2 gene encoding endoplasmic reticulum aminopeptidase 2 isoform X1: MFRSSAMVNSHRKPMSNIHKGFYCLAAILPQICICSQFSVPSSYHFTEDPGAFPVATNGERFPWQELRLPNVVIPLHYDLFVHPNLTSLDFVASEKIEVLVSNATQFIILHSKDLEITNATLQSEEDSRYMKPGKELKVLSYPAHQQIALLVPEKLTPHLKYYVAIDFQAKLADGFEGFYKSTYRTLGGETRILAVTDFEPTQARMAFPCFDEPSFKANFSIKIRRESGHIALSNMPKVKTTELEGGLLEDHFETTVKMSTYLVAYIVCDFHSVSGVTSSGVKVSIYASPDKRNQTHYALQASLKLLDFYEKYFDIYYPLSKLDLIAIPDFASGAMENWGLITYRETSLLFDPKTSSASDKLWVTRVIAHELAHQWFGNLVTMEWWNDIWLNEGFAKYMELIAVNATYPELQFDDHFLNVCFEVITKDSLNSSRPISKPAETPTQIEEMFDEVSYNKGACILNMLKDFLGEEKFQKGIIQYLKKFSYRNAKNDDLWSSLSNSCLESDFTSGGVCHSDPKMTSNMLTFLGENADVKEMMTTWTLQKGIPLLVVKQDGRSLRLQQERFLQGVFQEDPEWRALQERYLWHIPLTYSTSSSNVIHRHILNSKTDTLDLPEKTSWVKFNVDSNGYYIVHYEGHGWDQLITQLNQNHTLLRPKDRVGLIHDVFQLVGAGRLTLDKALDMTHYLQHETSIPALLKGLSYLELFYHMMDRRNISDISENLKHYLLQYFKPVIDRQSWSDEGSVWDRMLRSALLKLACHLNYAPCIQKAAELFSRWMESSGKLNIPTDVLKIVYSVGAQTTAGWNYLLEQYELSMSSAEQNKILYALSTSKHQEKLLKLIELGMEGKVIKTQNLAALLHAIARHPKGQQLAWDFVRENWTHLLKKFGLGSYDIRMIISGTTAHFSSKDKLQEVKLFFESLEAQGSHLDIFQIVLEMITKNIKWLEKNLPTLRTWLLVNT; encoded by the exons ATGTTCCGTTCTTCTGCAATGGTTAATTCACACAGAAAACCAATGTCTAATATTCACAAAGGATTTTACTGCTTAGCAGCCATCTTGCCCCAAATATGCATTTGTTCTCAGTTCTCAGTGCCATCTAGTTATCACTTCACTGAGGATCCTGGGGCTTTCCCAGTAGCCACCAATGGGGAACGATTTCCTTGGCAGGAGCTAAGGCTCCCCAATGTGGTCATTCCCCTCCATTATGACCTCTTTGTCCACCCCAATCTCACCTCTCTGGACTTTGTTGCATCTGAGAAGATCGAGGTCTTGGTCAGCAATGCTACCCAGTTTATCATCTTGCACAGCAAAGATCTTGAAATCACGAATGCCACTCTTCAGTCAGAGGAGGATTCAAGATATATGAAACCTGGAAAAGAGCTGAAAGTTTTGAGTTACCCTGCTCATCAACAAATTGCACTGCTGGTTCCAGAGAAACTTACGCCTCACCTGAAATACTATGTGGCTATTGACTTCCAAGCCAAGTTAGCTGATGGCTTTGAAGGGTTTTATAAAAGTACATACAGAACTCTTGGTGGTGAAACAAG AATACTTGCAGTAACAGATTTTGAGCCAACCCAGGCACGCATGGCTTTCCCTTGCTTTGATGAACCATCGTTCAAAGCCAACTTTTCAATCAAGATACGAAGAGAGAGCGGGCATATTGCACTATCCAACATGCCAAAG GTTAAGACAACTGAACTTGAAGGAGGTCTTTTGGAAGATCACTTTGAAACTACTGTAAAAATGAGTACATACCTTGTAGCCTACATAGTTTGTGATTTCCACTCTGTGAGTGGCGTCACCTCATCAGGGGTCAAG GTGTCCATCTATGCATCCCCAGACAAACGGAATCAAACACATTATGCTTTGCAGGCATCACTGAAGCTACTTGATTTTTATGAAAAGTACTTTGATATCTACTATCCACTCTCCAAACTGG ATTTAATTGCTATTCCTGACTTTGCATCTGGAGCCATGGAAAATTGGGGCCTCATTACATATAGGGAGACGTCACTGCTTTTTGACCCCAAGACCTCTTCTGCTTCCGATAAACTGTGGGTCACCAGAGTCATAGCCCATGAACTGGCACACCAG TGGTTTGGCAACCTGGTCacaatggaatggtggaatgatATTTGGCTTAATGAGGGTTTTGCAAAATACATGGAACTTATCGCTGTTAATGCTACATATCCAGAGCTGCAATTT GATGACCATTTTTTGAATGTGTGTTTTGAAGTAATTACAAAAGATTCATTGAATTCATCCCGCCCTATCTCCAAACCAGCAGAAACTCCGACTCAAATAGAGGAAATGTTTGATGAAGTTTCCTATAACAAG ggAGCTTGTATTTTGAATATGCTCAAGGATTTTCTGGGTGAGGAGAAATTCCAGAAAGGAATAATTCAGTACTTGAAGAAGTTCAGCTATAGAAACGCTAAGAATGATGATTTGTGGAGCAGTCTGTCAAAT AGTTGTTTAGAAAGTGATTTTACATCTGGTGGAGTTTGTCATTCGGATCCCAAGATGACAAGTAACATG ctcacCTTTCTGGGGGAAAATGCAGACGTTAAAGAGATGATGACTACGTGGACTCTCCAGAAAGGAATCCCCCTGCTGGTGGTTAAACAAGACGGGCGTTCACTCCGACTGCAACAGGAGCGCTTCCTCCAGGGAGTTTTCCAGGAGGACCCTGAATGGAGGGCCCTGCAGGAGAG GTACCTGTGGCATATCCCATTGACCTACTCCACAAGTTCCTCTAATGTAATCCACAGACACATTCTAAACTCAAAGACAG ATACTCTGGATTTACCTGAAAAGACCAGTTGGGTGAAATTTAATGTGGACTCAAATGGTTACTACATCGTTCACTATGAGGGTCATGGATGGGACCAACTCATTACACAGCTGAATCAGAACCACACACTTCTCAGACCTAAGGACAGAGTAGGTCTGATTCATGATGTGTTTCAGCTAGTTGG TGCAGGGAGACTGACCCTAGACAAAGCTCTTGACATGACTCACTACCTCCAACATGAAACAAGCATCCCCGCACTTCTCAAAGGTCTGAGTTACTTGGAATTGTTTTACCACATGATGGACAGAAGGAACATTTCAGATATCTCTGAAAACCTCAAG CATTACCTTCTTCAGTATTTTAAGCCAGTGATTGACAGGCAAAGCTGGAGTGACGAGGGCTCAGTCTGGGACAGGATGCTCCGCTCGGCTCTGTTGAAGCTGGCCTGTCACCTGAACTATGCTCCTTGCATCCAGAAAGCTGCTGAACTCTTCTCTCGGTGGATGGAATCCAGTGGAAAATTAAA TATACCAACAGATGTTTTAAAGATTGTGTATTCTGTGGGTGCTCAGACAACTGCAGGATGGAATTACCTTTTAGAGCAATATGAACTGTCAATGTCAAGTgctgaacaaaacaaaattctgtaTGCTTTGTCAACGAGCAAGCATCAGGAAAAGTTACTGAA gttAATTGAACTAGGAATGGAAGGAAAGGTTATCAAAACACAGAACTTGGCAGCTCTCCTTCATGCGATTGCCAGACATCCAAAGGGGCAGCAATTAGCGTGGGATTTTGTAAGAGAAAATTGGACCCATCTTCTGAAAAA
- the ERAP2 gene encoding endoplasmic reticulum aminopeptidase 2 isoform X2 produces the protein MFRSSAMVNSHRKPMSNIHKGFYCLAAILPQICICSQFSVPSSYHFTEDPGAFPVATNGERFPWQELRLPNVVIPLHYDLFVHPNLTSLDFVASEKIEVLVSNATQFIILHSKDLEITNATLQSEEDSRYMKPGKELKVLSYPAHQQIALLVPEKLTPHLKYYVAIDFQAKLADGFEGFYKSTYRTLGGETRILAVTDFEPTQARMAFPCFDEPSFKANFSIKIRRESGHIALSNMPKVSIYASPDKRNQTHYALQASLKLLDFYEKYFDIYYPLSKLDLIAIPDFASGAMENWGLITYRETSLLFDPKTSSASDKLWVTRVIAHELAHQWFGNLVTMEWWNDIWLNEGFAKYMELIAVNATYPELQFDDHFLNVCFEVITKDSLNSSRPISKPAETPTQIEEMFDEVSYNKGACILNMLKDFLGEEKFQKGIIQYLKKFSYRNAKNDDLWSSLSNSCLESDFTSGGVCHSDPKMTSNMLTFLGENADVKEMMTTWTLQKGIPLLVVKQDGRSLRLQQERFLQGVFQEDPEWRALQERYLWHIPLTYSTSSSNVIHRHILNSKTDTLDLPEKTSWVKFNVDSNGYYIVHYEGHGWDQLITQLNQNHTLLRPKDRVGLIHDVFQLVGAGRLTLDKALDMTHYLQHETSIPALLKGLSYLELFYHMMDRRNISDISENLKHYLLQYFKPVIDRQSWSDEGSVWDRMLRSALLKLACHLNYAPCIQKAAELFSRWMESSGKLNIPTDVLKIVYSVGAQTTAGWNYLLEQYELSMSSAEQNKILYALSTSKHQEKLLKLIELGMEGKVIKTQNLAALLHAIARHPKGQQLAWDFVRENWTHLLKKFGLGSYDIRMIISGTTAHFSSKDKLQEVKLFFESLEAQGSHLDIFQIVLEMITKNIKWLEKNLPTLRTWLLVNT, from the exons ATGTTCCGTTCTTCTGCAATGGTTAATTCACACAGAAAACCAATGTCTAATATTCACAAAGGATTTTACTGCTTAGCAGCCATCTTGCCCCAAATATGCATTTGTTCTCAGTTCTCAGTGCCATCTAGTTATCACTTCACTGAGGATCCTGGGGCTTTCCCAGTAGCCACCAATGGGGAACGATTTCCTTGGCAGGAGCTAAGGCTCCCCAATGTGGTCATTCCCCTCCATTATGACCTCTTTGTCCACCCCAATCTCACCTCTCTGGACTTTGTTGCATCTGAGAAGATCGAGGTCTTGGTCAGCAATGCTACCCAGTTTATCATCTTGCACAGCAAAGATCTTGAAATCACGAATGCCACTCTTCAGTCAGAGGAGGATTCAAGATATATGAAACCTGGAAAAGAGCTGAAAGTTTTGAGTTACCCTGCTCATCAACAAATTGCACTGCTGGTTCCAGAGAAACTTACGCCTCACCTGAAATACTATGTGGCTATTGACTTCCAAGCCAAGTTAGCTGATGGCTTTGAAGGGTTTTATAAAAGTACATACAGAACTCTTGGTGGTGAAACAAG AATACTTGCAGTAACAGATTTTGAGCCAACCCAGGCACGCATGGCTTTCCCTTGCTTTGATGAACCATCGTTCAAAGCCAACTTTTCAATCAAGATACGAAGAGAGAGCGGGCATATTGCACTATCCAACATGCCAAAG GTGTCCATCTATGCATCCCCAGACAAACGGAATCAAACACATTATGCTTTGCAGGCATCACTGAAGCTACTTGATTTTTATGAAAAGTACTTTGATATCTACTATCCACTCTCCAAACTGG ATTTAATTGCTATTCCTGACTTTGCATCTGGAGCCATGGAAAATTGGGGCCTCATTACATATAGGGAGACGTCACTGCTTTTTGACCCCAAGACCTCTTCTGCTTCCGATAAACTGTGGGTCACCAGAGTCATAGCCCATGAACTGGCACACCAG TGGTTTGGCAACCTGGTCacaatggaatggtggaatgatATTTGGCTTAATGAGGGTTTTGCAAAATACATGGAACTTATCGCTGTTAATGCTACATATCCAGAGCTGCAATTT GATGACCATTTTTTGAATGTGTGTTTTGAAGTAATTACAAAAGATTCATTGAATTCATCCCGCCCTATCTCCAAACCAGCAGAAACTCCGACTCAAATAGAGGAAATGTTTGATGAAGTTTCCTATAACAAG ggAGCTTGTATTTTGAATATGCTCAAGGATTTTCTGGGTGAGGAGAAATTCCAGAAAGGAATAATTCAGTACTTGAAGAAGTTCAGCTATAGAAACGCTAAGAATGATGATTTGTGGAGCAGTCTGTCAAAT AGTTGTTTAGAAAGTGATTTTACATCTGGTGGAGTTTGTCATTCGGATCCCAAGATGACAAGTAACATG ctcacCTTTCTGGGGGAAAATGCAGACGTTAAAGAGATGATGACTACGTGGACTCTCCAGAAAGGAATCCCCCTGCTGGTGGTTAAACAAGACGGGCGTTCACTCCGACTGCAACAGGAGCGCTTCCTCCAGGGAGTTTTCCAGGAGGACCCTGAATGGAGGGCCCTGCAGGAGAG GTACCTGTGGCATATCCCATTGACCTACTCCACAAGTTCCTCTAATGTAATCCACAGACACATTCTAAACTCAAAGACAG ATACTCTGGATTTACCTGAAAAGACCAGTTGGGTGAAATTTAATGTGGACTCAAATGGTTACTACATCGTTCACTATGAGGGTCATGGATGGGACCAACTCATTACACAGCTGAATCAGAACCACACACTTCTCAGACCTAAGGACAGAGTAGGTCTGATTCATGATGTGTTTCAGCTAGTTGG TGCAGGGAGACTGACCCTAGACAAAGCTCTTGACATGACTCACTACCTCCAACATGAAACAAGCATCCCCGCACTTCTCAAAGGTCTGAGTTACTTGGAATTGTTTTACCACATGATGGACAGAAGGAACATTTCAGATATCTCTGAAAACCTCAAG CATTACCTTCTTCAGTATTTTAAGCCAGTGATTGACAGGCAAAGCTGGAGTGACGAGGGCTCAGTCTGGGACAGGATGCTCCGCTCGGCTCTGTTGAAGCTGGCCTGTCACCTGAACTATGCTCCTTGCATCCAGAAAGCTGCTGAACTCTTCTCTCGGTGGATGGAATCCAGTGGAAAATTAAA TATACCAACAGATGTTTTAAAGATTGTGTATTCTGTGGGTGCTCAGACAACTGCAGGATGGAATTACCTTTTAGAGCAATATGAACTGTCAATGTCAAGTgctgaacaaaacaaaattctgtaTGCTTTGTCAACGAGCAAGCATCAGGAAAAGTTACTGAA gttAATTGAACTAGGAATGGAAGGAAAGGTTATCAAAACACAGAACTTGGCAGCTCTCCTTCATGCGATTGCCAGACATCCAAAGGGGCAGCAATTAGCGTGGGATTTTGTAAGAGAAAATTGGACCCATCTTCTGAAAAA